From the Orcinus orca chromosome 7, mOrcOrc1.1, whole genome shotgun sequence genome, the window CTAAAAATCACTCTCTGTCTCCATACTTACTCGGATGCCAAAATTCTGATAAAGACAATTGACCATGGCCTAAAACTGGCTTCTGGGATCTGAGCTGCTTCCATGAATGTGAACCCTGCTCTGAATGGCCATGGCTAGAGAATCAGGACAATCTAGGAGATGGAAAATAGGAAATATGGCATTTTGCTGAAATCTTTCAAGGAAAAGGTCAGCCTCATTGCAGGATATGCATTTTTCCCCCACGCTTACAATTATGCACATCAGATAAGGGGTGTAAGTGACAATATGGAGGAAAGCAGCAGACACAGATTAAAAATACCTATATGGAAATATTATAATATACAAACTAACATACTCTGTTCATCTCTCAGAAAatgtctactcttttttttttttttttttctttggtacacgggcctctcactgttgtggcctctcctgttgcggagcacaggctccggacgcgcaggctcagcggccatggttaacgggcccagccgctccgcgacatgtgggatcctccgggaccggggcacaaacccgtgtcccctgcatcggcaggcggactcccaaccactgtgccaccagggaagcccagaaaatgtCTACTCTTAACGATTCTTGTTTGTTTGCTGAAGAAAAGACTTTCACTTTTCCATTTAGCttagaaaatagtaaaatgaGATTCACAGATTATAATCATAGAGAATCattttgaaaaagagtcatgttagCATTATACAGATAACCTTCTGATCAAAATTTCAAATAAcgtaatttttcaaataaattctcaATATCTGGTGTCAGCACCAATAcatatctttttcatattttatttctttggatttttataTCTCCACGTAATTATAGGAATgtaattcatatattttaaaaatcacttatgcTTGACTCATCAAAATACTGCTTTGTTAGTTATTTGATGTCCAAGAAATtttcaaatgcttattgaatAAACCCTCTCTCCGAGaaagttttcactttttttttcctaagagtaGATTAATTTGAACAGCAAAAGGTTTAAGTTTTATTTGAAACTCACTGtgtataaacttttaaaagtctGATTTCTTTTGCTAGGTCCCTTAATAACCCTTGAaagttgtaattattttctttagttaCTTTATAATTGTCTTTTCATGGACTAGGCGTCCACTCCATTCCCAGTAGAAAATTAGTTTTAGTCTAGTTTGTGGTACAGTGGCTACTACTATACAcccattttccatttatttatttttcatcaaattcAATGCTTTAATATTTTCACTCTCCATATACACACCAGTTATTCTTGTGGTTACTACCTACTTACTGGGAAATAGCCCTTAAAGGTAAAAGGCCATGTATGGGCTTCTGAAAACCCTTTCTTCCCTCTGGTCATATTCAGGTCTTGAAGGCTTTCTTCTTTCAGACTTTACTAAACAAATTAGATTTGGAGTCCTAGGAAGTAATGAAGTGGtagaagaaaggaatgaagacTGAGTTCAATGTTCTTTCCAAAGCCCTTCCTaggaaaacaataatttattactcattttggaattctaattATGAGGAGAAACTCCCCAAAACTTAAGTGAATTATTTTGCCAGAGGACCTAAAAAGTGCATCAAATTCCAAGTCAAATTGTTACAAGTTACCTTTCCGTCTTAATTCAATAAGCAATATGATGTTTATCCTTTATATTTACATGTAATATGGCTTCTAGAAGCAGGTTTTCCTTTCTGTAGCATAGGGGGGCCAGATTGTGTAGGTTCAAACCCTCCCTCTAACATTTctcctctccatgcctcagtttctttataaaaaaagttcaaaaatacTACCTACCTGATTGAACTGTTTGAAGGATTAAACAAGTtaatactggacttccctggtggcgcagtggttgggagtccgcctgccgatgcaggggacacgggttcatgccccggtccgggaagatcccacatgccgcggagcggctgggcccgtgggccatggccactgagcctgcgcgtccggagcctgtgctccgcaacgggagaggccacagcggtgagaggcccgtgtaccgcaaaaaaacaaaaaaaaaaaaccaaaaaaaacaagttAATACTTATAAAgcacttacaaatatttttaaataaattatatgatcCATACACCCATCCAGTGCAACAAGAACCGCCACCACAAGTCACAAAAGAAAATAGGTTCCTTGGCTTTCGGCTCCTTTATCCCTTATTAGGGCTGTGCTTTGTCCACAGGGGCACACTATGTTAGAACATTTGAACTTTACCAGAAAGGTGTTTGTATCTAATTTCAAATTATGAATTCCTAAACATCGGATCATATACCATTCTGCTGTACACTCAGGGGCCCCTTAGAGTTTGGAGCGCGAGAGGCGTTAAGTAACTCCGGCCTGCGTATTTGCAAGGGGCTTTGACATCCAAGGAGCCGCTGAGAATCGGTTATTGGTATTGAGAAAAAGGGAGGTTAAGTCaccctgaaaaaacaaaacaaaacaaaactggagagATGCCTGCATTTCACTCTACTGCCTCTGGAAGAGGTGTGTTATCTAAAGTGCTTCCATCATGAATAATGATTGAGAAACTGCCTTTACTCTCCCGACTACTGTACTCCCAGGCAGAAATCCATGGGCTGGTGCCCACGGTGTCTATCTGGAACTTCGTTATCACGCACGTTTAGAGCAACCCGTCCTCCAGCCTGAAAGGCAGCGAAAGGGAGGAGCCGGAATACTCCCGGTTAGCCGCGTTTCTAAGGTCAGACCCAACCAAACCCAGTACCGCGTCTGGTTCTTCAGGTCATTTCGGAATCGGCTACCTTTGTTTACATTTTGAGCTTGGCTCAGCACCAGAAAGCATCAgtgctttctaaaaataaaagcatcttgCATTTGTAGACGGTGCTGGGGGGAGCAAAGTTCATTCTCCTGGGTACGGGAGGATGTCTCTCCTGCAACACGTGCGGGGTGTGGCAAAACCTTTGAATAACAGTGGCAGTTTAAGTGAGGCGGGGGTTTGGGGAAAGGCGAGGAGGTTGGTGTGGGGCAGGCAAAGCGCGGAAGCTGTACGGGGATTCTTCTAGAAAGTGGGGTGGGAAAGGAGCTAGGGAGGGCGTGTGGAGGGAAGGGATCTGTGTCAGAACGTGCGTGTGAGCGGATACAAAACCCGAGAGAGGCGTGAGCAGCGCTGTGTGTGCGAGCGGGAGCGAGGGGCGCCGGCTCGGGGTGTGTGCGCCTGGGTGAGTGACACCGAGGGGCGGGCTGGCCGGCCGGCCGGCGGGCGGGGGCAGCCTACGAGGGGCGGGAGTGTCCCTGCGTGGAGCGGGCCGACCCGGAGTTGTGTCAGTGAAGGAATCTAGCCCGGGGGCCGAACCGGCTGCGCCCTCCGCCGCGAGCGCCGGCTGCGCGGGGCGAGCTCCGGACGGCGCGCGGCCCAGGCAGCGGCTCCTGCTCCGCCCGCCCTCCGCGCCGCAGgggccgccaccgccgccgcgcCTCCACCGGCGACCGCGCCCCCGATCCCCGTTCCCCGGCCCGGGACGGAGCGGACGGCGCTTGGCACAGAGGTAAGCCCGGGAtccccggccgccgccgccgcccgggacCCTCTCCCCGCCAGCCCGCCGGGCCCGGGCCGGGACGCGGGGCTCGGGCGGACGCGGCGGGGCCTGCGCGGCCGGGACGGTGGCTGAGCCTGGGCCGCGCCATCCGCAGCCTGGGCCGCCCAGCCCCAGCCGCCTCCCGGGGCGCTGGGTGTGGCCCCCCGCTCGGCGCCGAAGCGGGCTGGCCGAGCGGACCGGACGCGGAGGTCGCCGTCCTTCCTTTCTCGGGCCGGCACGGGCGAGCTAGCCGGCTGGCGGGAGGAGGCGCCGGGTGCGGCGCAATTCGCGCGCCCGGGGCGAGCGTGTGGCCGCCGCGCTCCGACGTGGACCCGCCCGCCCCGGATCTGAATCGGCCGCGGTCCCTCGCCTGCCCTCCCCCGCGCTAGAGTCCCCTTCCACCCGCCCGGCGGACGGAGACCCACCCCCTCCCGCTCCGAGCCGCCTCCGCCGGCAGCGTCTCGCCCTTGATCGCCGCCCGGCCCGGGGGCCGCGGGTCCGGGGAAACCCGCGCCCCTTGGGCGCCAGGCGGGAGTAGGATGCGGCGACCCCCGGTGCCGGCAAAGTCGCCGCAGTTGCCCGCGGCGTGACAGGAGTAGATGCCGAGCGACCCGGCCGCGGGACGAAGCGGTCGCGCTGCCGCGTCTGAGCGGGCGGACCCGGAGTCGGCCGACAGCGGCCCAAGCCCAAGACAGCGGTGGCTCCGGAGATGCGAGAGGGTCTTCCCGCTCTCCCTACATGCTCGACTTTTCCGAGTCTTGGAAGATCGGCCCCGCTCTCTCCCACTCTGTTCGGCGGTTAATACTTACTGCAGACGTAGGAGGTGAAGGGCTGAGACTTTACCTGGACGGGGATGCGACTGAAACCTCCCATCTTCTCAACTGGAGGTTTCCACCTCTTGGGggtttggtgtgtgtgtttgtgaactTCCTGAGCCTTCAATTCCCAGCAGTCCAGGTTTTAGCAGATGCCAAGGTTTTGGAGACCTGACATGTAAAGATTCTTTCTGTGCAGCATTTTCCTTTGAGTGTATTACAGAATCTGTAGGTTGAGAGCTAGTGAAAAACCTTGAACTTCAAACACAGTCTCTttctttacataaaatattatgtgtaatatttttcacttatttacatttaaagaaatattatattGAAAACTTTTACCAATCGTCTtgcaagtaagaaaaaaaaacgaCTCTGAAATTTTAGAACCTATGCAGAGGAAGAAGCTTTATGCCAGTATTTAAAAGAGTAAGGTCGTGTAACCTTTATGACCGGTTTAGTTTGTCTTCAAGGAACGATTCATTGCCATTAtgattgattttgttttctagaGATAAAGCAGATGTGCAATATGGCAGGGAAAAGAAGGGACAGGAAGTCAGAAATTGCTTcattctggaaaagaaagaaaagaatattcaagTAACAAATACAGTGACTTTGAAAGATACTCTGAAAGTGAAGTCTACAGTTGCCTTCTGGATAAAGTATTTGATTGGCCTTATCAAATTGTATCAACCAGAAAGCAGTGTGTTGTATGGGTGGGGGCAGTTTTTATCAAGTAAttgtagtggtttttttttttaattatagtgttttttaaaaaatctgtgtatgaaaatatttgttggaGCTCTAAGTGGGGAAAAATCAACTTTGGGAATGATTTTCTATTTGGACAAGGCAAATACTGCTGCAGTCTCTAATTAGAGTTTTGGATTAAACTCAAGCTTTGTTAAAATCTAGTTTATGGGGCAGCAGAACAAAAAATATGTCCGATTCTTTGTGTggctttaaacacacacacacacacacacacacacacacacacacacacacacgactagCTCCAAAGGATAATTTGCATAAAAATACAATCACTTGAATGCAGGGAATATTTCAGAGGATAGTAAAAAAACCTCAACATCTGGGGAAGGAGTATATTAAttggaaattttctttctttctttaatccttgcctctgaaaatattaaatagtttTTCTAGGAATCAACTTAGTTTAAAGTACTTAGGCAAAATGATCAAGACTCCTTTTGTATTCGTTTTGTTTTAGGGAGCCCCATAATGAAAGCCTTCAATTGACTGTTTCTGTGCTTGCACTGATTTTCAAGTGGCCTTTGTGGGGATAGGTGTCTGTGGGCTTGTGAGGCTGCTTGGCCAACCGCTGTAAtgatcaggaaaagaaaatgcttaGGCCACACCATTTCAGTCTTTGATGCGCTGCCAATAGGAAGCGTCTCAAAGACCTGCTTTGCCGTGCAAATGGAAATACTTTCCATCAGAAGTTAAGCTTCAGAAACGTTTCATTTTTGGTTCTAAGTTTTATCAGTTTCTCAGCCTCTGATCGTAGAGTTGTGCTGTTGTCATCAGTGAACATTCATTTATGGCTTTTGTGTTGAAGGCACCTAGGTGGTCTTCATCCTGTTTACCTTTACACAGCTTTAATCAGTGTCTCATGAGGCAGGACAAGAACTTTTGGTTACAGTTTGATAAATGGAAGAAGTCGAGGTTGCTCACGGTAAGATCTAAGCTGCTACCACCTGTCTCGCCATATGATTAGAGTGGAGTGGGTTTTGGATTAGACAGATACTGCTTACTCACTGCTCCCTTGTGCTTCTTTCCCAGGCATCTTCTGTAGACCCTTTACTGTTATTTGACTGTGATAATTGAATCAGATGGCTGTTATAGTTTTTGTACACAGAACAGTTGCTTTCACAAGCATGACATAGGACATGAGGGCAGATACATAATATGGGCAGATTTAAGTGATGGAGTCTGTTTATTGATCTCTGAATGATCGTGCATAATTCAGCCAATCAATTCATTCCATCACTGTTCTGTCTTAGAGTGTAATCACACAATTGAAATGTGATTTTCACGATACAAACAGTTAAAAACCCAGTACACATaattctagaagaaaaacaaacctttcttttttcttccattttcttgaaGTAGTCTGCTATGAAGGTGTTATTTCCTTGACACATCAAAATGGCTAATTTGGAGTTCTGATGCTTGTTATGTAAATAGGCCATATGTTGAATTTCTATAGAAGTTTATTCGTTCAGTGTTGTGATAATGGATAGGATCCCCTAAGTACCATAGCTAAGAAAAATAGTCTGTGAGGATGCATTTCTCTCTACTATTTATATCCTTCccattatttttgtttaacaGCTAGagttcttattttctaataaaaatattcttaaatgtgATGGTGTTATTTACCCTTATACATACAAATCTTTCTCTCTAGTCCTGACACAAACTCTATTCTCATTTATGCACCTGTTTAATAGTTTTCATGGTTGATGTCCTGTTGTTAGGCCAACGGCTGCATGCCTATCAACTTTTTATATCCTCTGCTAAACCTCTTCCTTTCACACTGtaaagacttttcttttcttcatactgTTAGCGTTCTCTTCATCACCCAGACTGGAGACCTAGGAACCATCCCTGACTCTTCTCTCTCTCGTTCATTCCAGTAGTAAAATCGGGCACCAAGTCCTGTTATCTCTTCCTTTGTAAGAGTTTTTCCGAGCCAGCTCCCACATTTCCTTGGCATTCCTCACTCCCCACACCCCGATAGCCCAGGCCCCCGGCCATCCCTATTCTAGGATGATTGTAATCTGCTACATACCGTCTCTCTGTAATTGAGTTCTCCCCATGCTTCGCACTTCATCATATCAACCTTCCTAAAGCCTCTTCTCCTTAGAATTCTTATCCAAGGATTGTCTCACAGGAAGTCTGAGTTGAACTCAGatttgtctgattccaaagctagTGCTCTTTTCACTAGTTCAAATTCTTTTtatgcccctccccctcccctccccctcccctcccccttcccctccccctccctctccccccacctttGGTCCAAGGTCTCAacctggttttattatttttttaaattaatttatttatttttggttgtgttgggtcttctttgctgcgcatgggctttctctagttgcagtgagcgggggctactcttcactgcggcgtgcaggcttctcattgtcgtggcttctcttgttgcagagcacgggctctaggcgcgcaggcttcagtagttgtggcacgtgagctcagtagttgtggctcgcggcctctagagcacaggctcagtagttgtggtgcacgggcttagttgctctgcggcatgtgggatcttcctgggccagggctcaaacctgtgtcccctgcactggcaggcggattcttaaccactgcgccactggggaaacCCCTCAACCTGGTTTGGATATACCTCACTCTTGCCCAAATTTTACTTACTAaccttattttctacttttctaacATGAACCTTCTATTCCTACTAATTGGATCTCACTGTCCTTCTAAGATGACTTTGTACCCTTTTGTTCATGCTCTCCCTTTTAgaatgtcttttcctttttcctctgacCTAAGCACAATCTCCAAGTTAAGTTTGCTCGCCCTAATCATGTTACTCTCATTGGATTCTTCCTCTTCTGCCCTTTTGTCCACATCATTCTTTAGACCAGTAGATACTCTCTTATACTATTGTGTTCACAATTCTTGCTTTCCCAATGAGATTGCAAGTCCCTGGAGGGCACTGATGTACCTTGTATGCTATCTTTGAACCATCTACAAGCTTTGGGCATAGCAAGCCCTTGATAAGTAGACCTATAGAATCAATAAACTAgaaaggtgaatttttttttttaaagatgggctTTGATATTGCCTGTGTACTGCTCATCAGCATGTCCTCAGAGCCTAGCTTGCAGCTTGACACCTAGTCAtgacctcaataaatatttgttaacagaGAAATTAATGTTGACATTGGATAAAAGGGACAAGCGTTTGAAGGAGACATCTGTCAAGgagttttttccccatttttcttcaGTGGTTCTAATGAGCCTCTCCATTCATCAGCTGTGAGGATTCTGAGGCCTTGGCATTTTCCAGAGTTGAGGTACTGATGGAGGCTGGCAATGTGAGTTAGAATTAAGGAGGCTGTCATTATTTTAAGGTGGAGTGATGAGTCCCATTAGTTAGCAAAAATGAAAGGATTGAGGCCTTATGCcagtattttatacataaaacaaTTAGAGTTATCAGTTTTATAAACATTCAGCTAATCGGCTCCAAAATCCAAGACTGTATTGCAGAGCCACccaactttttcatttaaaagcttcttgtacattaaaaaaataaagcatctgGGGATCCATCTAGGGATGAAAAGTGAGGTAGGGAAAAATTGCCACGCCCATCATATagtattcaggacaaaatgcagtTCCTTCAACTTTTAACAAGACTCACTTTGTACAAGGCACTGTTTCTGCCAGGAAGGAGTTTATAGTCCAGCAGGAGAAATAACACATGTATCTCAGAAACAAAGGTCTAAGAGAGCTCAGAAGGGAAAATTTCCTTCAGATTGGAGGGCGGTGGGGACCTTCCTAGAGTGACAGTTATTTGAGCTGATTATTGAAAGGCTTTGGGTCAGATTTCAATAGCTATTATTGGGAATATAGAGATGAGGGAAGGGCAGCAGGGTTGGGAGGAACACAGGCCAGGCATTCCAGGGTGTTTTGACTCTAACATCGGTCCTCTAATATACTACCACTGCTTCAAAAGCTGAAATGCCACTAGGACTCTCCTGGGTACTGGTGGTCTGCAGTGTtccgtaatgaaacttaaaggagATACGGAGACCTGAAATAGGTACTTTGGTGCCAAGTGCTGAACTGACCATGACATAAAGCGCAAAATAAGTCTTGTAAGCCATATAACTGGTGCGTTTCTGGGTAGCATCCAACTGGCTTAGAATGCTTGAAGAGGTCTCCTGCGGTATGGAAACACCACTGAAGATGGACACTTTCATAGTAATGTAAATAGGAAGAGGTCAGCACTGATTGTGGTCCCAAGTAGCCAGCCATCTGTGGGACCCTGCCCAGTGATCCTAGCAGAGCTCAGGAAATGAGTAAACATACTGTTATAGTTcccagattctgattctgtataACTACTCCATGGACTGTAAAACTAGGACCGATGGGTGTGAGTTTCAGGGAGACAGATTTGGGGTCAGTATAAGGAAGATGGTGGTCCTGTTATGGACTGTGCTAGTTCATGAGGTGGTAAGACCCCATGATTAAATGTATTTAAGCATGAGCTATACCATATACCAGGCAATGTCTCTATACATGCATCATCTCTGTTCTTCCTCAAAGCAGTGCTACTGCCCGCCCCCCCACCATTTTACTGACGGGCAATACTGAAGCCTAGGAAGTTTGAGTAGTGAGTACATTGTAGAGCAGGTGTCAGCCCAGGCAGTTTGAGGGCAGCGACTGAATATGTACTGGATGAAGAAAGGATGCAAACGTCAGATGGCCGTTAGGAATCTTAGGGGCCCTTCCTAACGCTAGGATTGAGTCTTTAATTCTCCTTGGGGGATCAAGATGCTAATTGTTGCCAAGCACTAATTCATTAACAGCAGCACGCAATTCCTAGAAATTCAGAACAAAGTGAATACGATCATCGTCATCATCCTGATGGCCACCACTCAGTgatcatctcatttaaacctAACAGCTATCTTGCAAGGTAGAGATTATGTATCCTTTTAAGGAGGGGGCTCTAGGAAGTTACATAGCTTGATCAATCTGCAGAGTTGATCAGTGGCTTTTTTCTTACACCACCTTTTAAGGTAATTCGTGGTGATACGGGAAATATTTACCTATCAGTTCGGCACAGACACCGACCAATCAGAGAGGCCACCAGCTATATACCACGCTGTGGCCCTTCCCAGTGATGAACGTCCCCTGAGGTGATGTGGAGGCTAAGTCCACAGGGATGTGAAAGATTTGGTAATACACCAAGACCACACATCTGGAGCTCCAGAAAACTAGTGACTTTTATCTGATTTTATACATGATGTGTAgtactattaaagaaaaaaagccttcACCTGtaattatatttcacatatatttctaaataaagaaaAGTCGTTTTGCAATGGTCACGTTGTATCTTCCTTATAAATGGCAGGCCCTTCTTCCTCATTGCTTTTCTACCTTTTACTTTCCTCCAGTCAGAGGCTCACCTGTCTGGACAGGGATCTTGCTCCATTATCTCGCTTTCCTTCAGGGTCTCAACCAGCCCTCTCTCTCGTCACATAAGCATTCATAAGCCTTTCCATTCTTTAATAACAAGAGAAGTCAAAAACAAAATCCCTGCGGCCCCTTCCCTGTTGGTCTGGTCAcgttgcatctccctcctgggCTTAGAAGGCAGCTCCTTGAAGAACAGGTCCTCACACAACACCCACACCTCCCCAACCCTCTACAGCCCTGTCCTCTCATAATGGCCACCTCTGTCCTGCAGACCGCCAGCTTCATTGTGCAGGAGTCTCTGGTGTTACTGATCACTACTCCTTGAAACCTTGCCCACCTGTTTTCTGAGTCATTCCTTTCCTGATGTCTTTCCTGTTGCCCAACTGCTCTGTATTAGACTTCTCTGCTggttcctctcctcctctcagaCCTCGGTACCCTCTAGGGTTCCCCCTTCAACCCTCTGCTCACctactctttccttctgctaccacCTATATGCCATCGATTCCTAAATCTGCAACTCCGAACTCTTCTGACATCTGCTCCAGGTGTCTTAAACTCAGGGAGTTCAGAACCCTTACTTCTGCAGCCAGCATGTTCCTTCTGTGTTCTCTACCTCAATTAATGAAACCCACTTGACCAAGTTTAAAATCCGGGAGCTGTTCTAGGATCCTCACTCTTCCTCAACCCGTACTTTTCATTGATGACTAAGCTGTGTAAAAACTGTCTTCTCAAACCCTTGAGTCTGTGCTCACCTCTCTAGGCCATTACCACCACGACTGCCTAGGTTCGGGCCCTCATCACTCTCTTGAGGGTTACTGCAGTAGCCTtgtaactggtctccctgccttctGCCTGGCCTGCTTCCAATCCCTTCCCCACACTGCCGCCTTTCTAAAAGGCAAATTTGATCATGGACTCTCtgctgcttaaaatccttcagcaGAGTCACTGTTTCTCCAGGATAAAATCTAAGATCCCTAGCCTGGCACAAAAGCTCCTTTGTGATCTGGGCTCTCCCTTCGGGTGTGTATCAAAGTCTTCTCTAATGATCCAGGTCCCCACTGACTACCCCTCCCCACAGCATCCCTACTAAAGGAAATGAGTTGTtacaggagaggaaggagaggaaggatgggAACAGACAAGAGATTGAAGAACTATGCTGTCCAGTACCGTGGCCACTAGCTGCCTGTGGCTGCCGAGCACTTGAAATGCACCcggtccaaactgagatgtgctatGAGTGTGAAATACACCACGGGTTCAGACTTGGTACgcaaaaaggaatgtaaaatagctcatgAACAAATTTTATTGACTACATGTTGAAACAGTAACATTTTGGATAtaatgggttaaataaaatatattattgcaaTTAACTTCATGTTTctctttatgttatttttttttaacatggctaCTATGAAATTTTAAACTACCTGTGTGGCTCGCATAATAGTCATATTGGACAGCATCGTTATAGAACATCTCCTTGTTCCCAGGAGATGCATCCTGTTATGAGCCAAGCCCAGGAGCTTTTTGAATGATTAAGTCAGCCCTACAGGTATAGAGAAGCAGCAGTTGCTCAGTTTCTTAAGTCCACAGATATTAAAGTGCTTTAGATAAGATTCAGAATCAGAGAGGCAGTTTGTGAAAACTACAGCCAGGAGTCCTTCACGCAGTGTGCACGGGGCTAAAATCACGAGTCTGGCACATCTGTCTCGCCAGGCCCAGCCAGTCACCATCAGGAGAGGGAAACGGGGATACTGTGTGCTAGAGGGAGGATTTGAGGTAGACAGGAGGAGCTAGGGCAGGGCAAGTGGAGTCCCGGGAAGCCCCTTGCTTGTGAGGTACAGACAGAACACCAAGAGCCACACCTAGGTCTCTGAGATTCCCCCATCCTGCCATGGACCCTTTCCCAGTGGGAGAAGTCCCAGGTCCTCCACTGTCTTGAGCCTCAATAATATGTACATGATAAAGCCATTGTGCATCAAACAAAATGACGTGCCCAACAACTAGTACTCCTCAGTTACGCCTTAAGATACCGAGGGCAGCAGTCTGTGGGTCATCTGGCCC encodes:
- the LOC117201772 gene encoding translation initiation factor IF-2-like, with the protein product MGGFSRIPVQSGRERGRSSKTRKSRACRESGKTLSHLRSHRCLGLGPLSADSGSARSDAAARPLRPAAGSLGIYSCHAAGNCGDFAGTGGRRILLPPGAQGARVSPDPRPPGRAAIKGETLPAEALARAGPRKEGRRPPRPVRSASPLRRRAGGHTQRPGRRLGLGGPGCGWRGPGSATVPAAQAPPRPPEPRVPARARRAGGERVPGGGGGRGSRAYLCAKRRPLRPGPGNGDRGRGRRWRRGGGGGPCGAEGGRSRSRCLGRAPSGARPAQPALAAEGAAGSAPGLDSFTDTTPGRPAPRRDTPAPRRLPPPAGRPASPPLGVTHPGAHTPSRRPSLPLAHTALLTPLSGFVSAHTHVLTQIPSLHTPSLAPFPPHFLEESPYSFRALPAPHQPPRLSPNPRLT